In the Desulfonatronum sp. SC1 genome, one interval contains:
- a CDS encoding response regulator produces MRILLVDDELELVSALAERLAIRGIIADYATTGEQALRMAGENDYDLAVLDVKMPHVSGLELWDQLHVLHPRMRCVFLTGHTSERDFQAGTRAGALYLLKPLKIEVLIQNIHKLLAEGR; encoded by the coding sequence GTGCGAATTCTGCTTGTGGATGATGAATTGGAGCTTGTTTCCGCCTTGGCTGAACGGCTGGCGATCCGGGGCATCATCGCGGACTACGCCACCACCGGGGAGCAGGCCCTGCGCATGGCCGGGGAAAATGACTACGACCTGGCCGTGCTGGACGTGAAGATGCCCCACGTGAGCGGCCTGGAACTGTGGGACCAACTCCACGTTTTGCATCCGCGAATGCGTTGCGTCTTTCTGACCGGTCACACCTCTGAGCGGGACTTTCAGGCCGGAACCCGTGCGGGGGCGTTGTATCTGCTCAAGCCGTTGAAAATTGAGGTTCTGATTCAGAATATTCACAAGTTGTTGGCCGAGGGACGATAG
- a CDS encoding PAS domain-containing sensor histidine kinase has translation MARNALVALWERFKPTFWDAADPPEPGTEGEKFNYRRIWKLVVLLVTTVSVVPLLVITFMDYNLNRRAMRADFVYPINSLLSNTKLSLASFLQQRQAVLEFIVADHSFEELSDDFFLHELYHNMKASFGGFVDVGLIDGHGKQLAYVGPFDLKGKDYSEQDWFTEVMDRRVFISDVFLGFRDVPHFVIAVKRICYDGTIMILRATIDTEQFFNLVQSLNLRATTDAFLVNRQGVLQTLSFSHGDVLNEIPYPVPPYSEVPVILEIEDTRNNPAYLGYVYVEKSPFIFMVVKQQQEMMRNWWLLRLEMLGFLLISVTCIVAVILTSATMLVRRIHDADMKRSIALHNMEHTNKMASIGRLAAGVAHEINNPLAVINEKAGLIKDLFSFSDKYGQDKKLLSLVESILGSVERCSAITHRLLGFARHVDVQLERVDVVQTVRDVLGFLDKEAQYRAIEVSLDVPEIVPEVVTDKGQLQQVLLNIVNNAFAAVRDGGRIAIVLSVPEPSEVRIAITDNGCGISPENMKRIFEPFFSTKPKHGTGLGLSITYGLVKKLGGTIEVQSEVGRGTTFTITLPVAHAQKEKEGANSACG, from the coding sequence ATGGCGCGTAACGCCCTCGTCGCGCTGTGGGAGCGCTTCAAGCCGACGTTCTGGGACGCCGCCGATCCTCCGGAGCCCGGGACCGAAGGAGAAAAGTTCAACTATCGACGGATCTGGAAACTGGTGGTGCTTCTGGTGACCACGGTATCCGTGGTTCCGTTGCTGGTGATCACGTTCATGGACTACAACCTGAACCGCAGAGCTATGCGTGCGGATTTCGTCTATCCGATCAACAGCCTGCTTTCCAATACCAAGCTGAGTCTGGCGTCTTTTCTGCAACAACGTCAGGCAGTGCTCGAATTCATCGTGGCTGATCATTCGTTCGAAGAATTATCCGACGATTTTTTTCTCCATGAACTCTACCACAATATGAAGGCGTCTTTTGGTGGATTCGTGGATGTCGGTTTGATTGACGGACACGGGAAACAGTTGGCCTATGTCGGGCCGTTCGATCTGAAGGGCAAGGACTATTCCGAGCAGGATTGGTTCACCGAAGTCATGGATCGACGAGTGTTCATCAGCGACGTTTTCCTCGGGTTTCGGGACGTGCCGCATTTCGTGATCGCCGTGAAGCGGATTTGTTACGACGGCACGATCATGATTCTTCGAGCGACCATCGACACGGAACAGTTCTTCAATCTGGTGCAGTCCTTGAATTTGAGAGCCACGACGGACGCGTTCCTGGTCAATCGACAAGGCGTTCTGCAAACCCTCAGCTTTTCTCATGGCGATGTGTTGAACGAGATTCCATATCCTGTTCCTCCGTACTCGGAGGTTCCGGTCATTCTTGAGATCGAGGATACACGAAATAATCCGGCCTATCTAGGATACGTTTATGTGGAAAAATCCCCGTTTATTTTCATGGTGGTCAAGCAACAGCAGGAAATGATGCGCAACTGGTGGCTGTTGAGACTGGAAATGCTTGGTTTTCTGTTGATAAGCGTGACCTGTATCGTTGCGGTCATCCTGACATCGGCCACTATGCTGGTGCGGCGGATTCACGATGCGGACATGAAACGTTCCATCGCCCTGCACAACATGGAGCACACCAACAAGATGGCCTCCATTGGTCGTTTGGCCGCCGGAGTGGCCCATGAGATCAACAATCCGTTGGCCGTGATCAATGAAAAGGCCGGTCTGATCAAGGATCTCTTTTCCTTTTCCGATAAATACGGTCAGGACAAGAAACTGCTGTCGCTGGTGGAGTCCATCCTCGGGTCCGTGGAGCGCTGCAGCGCCATTACCCATCGGCTGCTGGGCTTTGCCCGGCATGTGGACGTACAGTTGGAGCGGGTGGACGTGGTCCAAACGGTCCGGGACGTCCTGGGCTTTCTGGACAAGGAGGCCCAGTACCGGGCCATCGAGGTCAGCCTGGACGTTCCGGAAATTGTTCCGGAGGTCGTCACGGACAAGGGGCAGTTGCAGCAGGTGCTGCTGAACATCGTGAACAACGCTTTCGCCGCGGTCCGGGACGGAGGAAGGATCGCCATTGTCCTGAGCGTTCCCGAGCCTTCGGAGGTCCGGATCGCCATCACGGATAACGGGTGCGGCATTTCCCCGGAAAACATGAAGCGGATCTTCGAACCCTTCTTTTCCACCAAGCCGAAACACGGCACGGGGTTGGGGCTGTCCATCACTTACGGACTGGTCAAGAAGCTGGGCGGGACGATTGAGGTTCAAAGCGAGGTGGGGCGGGGGACTACGTTTACGATAACCCTGCCGGTGGCTCATGCTCAAAAGGAGAAAGAAGGTGCGAATTCTGCTTGTGGATGA
- a CDS encoding response regulator has protein sequence MGIISIFYGSFCHEKEIVELVAQRVGAVVLDDPKLLELTQARFGVQALALERSLFQGKRSGAFFAVEKRRHLTMVRRTLADKLVDLALDKVLCSGFLAHLVPRSVNHVFHVCLIADFGFRVERAMADLGLSMDLARERVTGDDRVRAVWTGELLRKEPWDHTLYDLVLPMDRKSVEEAAAAIVEHSRKDLLQPDDLSRKALTDFQLQAAVELALAEEGHTAQVKAVGDRIELLITQNVIMLSKLEEELRDIVAGVAGVGEVIVNLSPEFYQKTMYRQHQPEQRKKLLLVDDEREFVHTLSERLLMREIGSAVVYDGEQALAFVEEDEPDVMVLDLKMPGIDGLEVLRRVKAAHPQIQVIILTGHGSKEDERNCLDAGAFAYLQKPVDIDVLTRLLEQARVREEEQPRTTHPGEHENGA, from the coding sequence ATGGGCATCATCAGTATTTTTTACGGAAGCTTCTGTCACGAAAAAGAAATTGTCGAGCTGGTCGCCCAGCGGGTCGGCGCGGTGGTGCTGGACGATCCGAAGCTGCTGGAACTGACCCAGGCCCGGTTCGGGGTGCAGGCCCTGGCCCTGGAGCGGTCCTTGTTCCAGGGGAAGCGCAGCGGGGCTTTTTTTGCCGTTGAAAAGCGACGTCATCTGACCATGGTCCGCCGGACGCTGGCCGACAAGCTGGTGGATCTGGCACTGGACAAGGTTCTTTGTTCGGGTTTCCTGGCTCACCTGGTGCCCCGGTCCGTGAACCACGTCTTTCACGTCTGCCTGATCGCGGATTTCGGATTTCGGGTGGAGCGGGCCATGGCCGACCTGGGGCTTTCCATGGACCTGGCCCGGGAACGGGTGACCGGGGACGACCGTGTTCGGGCGGTCTGGACCGGGGAACTGCTCCGCAAGGAGCCCTGGGACCATACCCTGTACGACCTGGTCCTGCCCATGGATCGTAAAAGCGTGGAAGAGGCCGCGGCCGCCATTGTGGAGCACTCCCGCAAGGATCTGCTCCAACCCGACGATTTGTCCCGCAAGGCGCTCACGGATTTTCAGCTTCAGGCCGCGGTGGAACTGGCCCTGGCCGAAGAAGGGCACACGGCCCAGGTCAAGGCGGTCGGCGACCGGATTGAACTGCTCATAACCCAGAACGTGATCATGCTCTCCAAGCTGGAAGAGGAACTGCGGGACATCGTTGCCGGAGTTGCTGGAGTCGGGGAAGTGATCGTCAACCTGAGCCCGGAATTCTACCAGAAGACCATGTATCGACAACATCAGCCCGAACAACGAAAAAAACTGTTGCTGGTGGATGACGAACGAGAGTTCGTACATACCTTGTCCGAGCGGCTCTTGATGCGGGAAATCGGCTCCGCGGTGGTGTATGACGGGGAGCAGGCCTTGGCCTTCGTGGAAGAGGACGAGCCGGATGTGATGGTCCTCGACCTGAAAATGCCCGGAATAGACGGTTTGGAGGTTCTGCGCCGGGTCAAGGCCGCGCATCCCCAGATCCAGGTGATCATTCTTACCGGCCACGGCTCCAAGGAAGATGAACGTAACTGTTTGGACGCCGGAGCCTTCGCCTACCTGCAAAAGCCGGTGGATATCGACGTTTTGACTCGACTCCTGGAGCAGGCCCGCGTCCGGGAAGAGGAACAGCCCCGGACAACACATCCGGGCGAGCATGAAAATGGCGCGTAA
- a CDS encoding PEP/pyruvate-binding domain-containing protein, translating into MPSLLTRIKRLFSRTPAIDEAEAAAVIALFKGKYNSFKRLLEANNQALRVMTELDQALNGMHSFGMVFVRSRSTAVTVDVYSIVKNLRELAGGGYADLEPAFRKIRADIREILERRRVSPVTDFVLDLEAVDKEMADAVGGKMANLGEILKRFPDLRIPHGFVVTATGYERFMVHTTLQKEIDRRLQSTEMEDPSALYRVSSEIQLAIINAEIPADLRRTIEAAYGRLEARTRAGVKVSLRSSAVGEDASGASFAGQYRSELNVNPNNLLASFKEILAGKYSVTAISYRLNRGIKDEDVPMCVGCMAMVDARAGGVAYSRSPTDIRADALLVNAVPGLPKAVVDGSVTPDLWVVSRTDPERILKEVVAEKTEKFQCLPEEGVTRVDLDPDEGRLPSLDRAMVTQVARATRRLEEGFQTPVDVEWVLDEEGRLVIVQCRPLMQLPQEGGAEVVASNGDATGETAPDDVVLQGGDMASPGIAAGPVFVVRANDDILRFPTGAVLVAVRAHPRWATLLPRAAAVITETGGITGHLANVAREFGVPALFNVPEATQKLKAGDEVTLDAEMHRVHSGRVERLLAQQRPRKGLMEGTPVHETLKEVARLITPLNLTDPDGPDFKAGNCRTLHDITRFCHEMSVREMFSFGQETALVRRAGKRLVVDVPMQWWVLDLEDGFREPVTGPHVHISNIVSLPMLALWTGITAKPWAGPPAVDGRGFMSVMLQAASNPNLNSDGASEYSQRNYFMISKYFCNLTSRMGFHFSTVETLVGDPAYENYARFSFKGGAADLRRRVMRTRFIASVLEEQGFEIESHEDMLIARISGRPLEETLAALRILGYLTIHTRQLDMIMLNPDQVSYYRGMLCADIGGMVQDGRCVLNRTLDLQSQ; encoded by the coding sequence ATGCCCTCACTGCTCACCCGCATCAAACGCCTGTTCAGCCGGACTCCGGCGATCGACGAGGCCGAGGCCGCGGCGGTGATCGCTCTTTTCAAGGGCAAGTACAATTCCTTCAAGCGGCTTTTGGAAGCCAACAACCAAGCCTTGCGGGTGATGACCGAGTTGGACCAGGCTCTGAATGGCATGCACAGCTTCGGCATGGTCTTTGTCCGGTCCCGGAGCACCGCGGTCACCGTGGACGTTTATTCCATCGTCAAGAACCTCCGGGAACTGGCGGGTGGCGGATACGCGGATCTGGAGCCGGCCTTCCGGAAGATCCGCGCCGATATCCGTGAGATTCTGGAGCGACGCCGTGTCAGTCCGGTCACGGACTTCGTCCTGGATCTGGAGGCGGTGGACAAGGAAATGGCCGACGCCGTGGGCGGCAAGATGGCCAATCTCGGTGAAATTCTGAAGCGCTTCCCGGACCTGCGCATTCCCCACGGGTTTGTCGTCACCGCCACCGGATACGAGCGGTTCATGGTCCACACCACGCTGCAAAAGGAGATCGACCGTCGCCTCCAGTCCACGGAAATGGAAGACCCTTCAGCCTTGTACCGGGTCAGTTCGGAGATTCAGTTGGCGATCATCAACGCCGAGATTCCCGCGGATTTGCGGCGAACCATCGAGGCGGCGTACGGTCGGCTGGAGGCGCGAACCCGCGCCGGAGTCAAGGTTTCCCTGCGTTCCAGCGCCGTTGGAGAGGACGCTTCCGGAGCGTCCTTCGCCGGCCAGTATCGGTCGGAGCTGAACGTCAATCCAAACAACCTGCTGGCTTCATTCAAGGAAATTTTGGCCGGAAAGTATTCCGTGACCGCCATTTCCTACCGTTTGAACCGGGGCATCAAGGACGAGGACGTGCCCATGTGCGTGGGGTGCATGGCCATGGTGGACGCCCGGGCCGGTGGGGTGGCCTACTCCCGGAGTCCGACGGACATTCGTGCGGACGCGCTGTTGGTTAACGCCGTGCCCGGCCTACCCAAGGCCGTGGTGGACGGCAGCGTGACTCCGGATCTGTGGGTCGTCTCCCGGACCGATCCGGAGCGGATATTGAAGGAAGTGGTGGCGGAGAAGACGGAGAAATTTCAATGTCTGCCCGAGGAAGGCGTGACCCGCGTTGACCTCGATCCGGACGAGGGACGCCTTCCTTCCCTGGATCGGGCCATGGTCACCCAGGTGGCCCGGGCGACCAGGCGACTGGAAGAGGGGTTTCAAACGCCGGTGGACGTGGAATGGGTGCTGGACGAAGAAGGCCGTCTGGTGATCGTGCAGTGCCGCCCGTTGATGCAACTGCCGCAAGAGGGGGGCGCGGAAGTCGTTGCCTCGAATGGAGATGCGACCGGCGAAACGGCGCCGGATGACGTGGTGCTTCAAGGCGGAGATATGGCCAGTCCCGGCATTGCCGCGGGGCCGGTCTTCGTGGTCCGGGCCAATGACGATATACTGCGGTTTCCAACGGGCGCGGTCCTGGTTGCCGTGCGGGCCCATCCTCGCTGGGCCACGCTGCTGCCCCGGGCCGCGGCCGTGATCACCGAAACCGGAGGGATCACCGGGCATCTGGCCAACGTGGCCCGGGAGTTCGGGGTTCCGGCGTTGTTCAACGTTCCCGAGGCAACGCAAAAACTCAAGGCCGGAGACGAGGTCACCCTGGACGCCGAAATGCACCGGGTGCATTCAGGCCGGGTGGAGCGGCTATTGGCCCAGCAGCGGCCTCGCAAGGGACTGATGGAGGGGACGCCGGTCCATGAAACCCTGAAGGAGGTGGCCCGGCTGATCACGCCGCTGAACCTGACCGACCCGGACGGTCCGGATTTCAAGGCCGGGAATTGCCGCACCCTGCACGACATCACCCGCTTTTGCCATGAAATGAGCGTCCGGGAGATGTTCTCCTTTGGGCAGGAGACGGCCCTGGTCCGGCGGGCCGGCAAGCGACTGGTGGTGGACGTGCCCATGCAGTGGTGGGTGTTGGACCTGGAGGACGGGTTCCGGGAGCCGGTGACCGGTCCGCATGTGCACATCTCCAATATCGTGTCCCTGCCCATGCTGGCGCTGTGGACAGGGATCACGGCCAAGCCCTGGGCCGGGCCTCCGGCCGTGGACGGCAGGGGGTTCATGTCCGTGATGCTGCAGGCCGCTTCCAACCCGAACCTCAACTCGGACGGGGCCTCGGAGTACTCCCAGCGTAATTACTTCATGATTTCCAAATATTTCTGTAACCTTACCTCCAGGATGGGCTTTCATTTCTCCACGGTGGAGACCTTGGTGGGGGATCCGGCCTACGAGAACTACGCCCGGTTTTCGTTCAAGGGGGGAGCCGCGGACTTGCGGCGTCGGGTCATGCGCACCCGGTTCATCGCGTCCGTGCTGGAGGAGCAAGGCTTTGAAATCGAGTCCCATGAGGACATGCTCATCGCCCGGATCAGCGGTCGTCCCCTGGAGGAAACATTGGCGGCTTTACGGATTCTCGGTTATCTGACCATCCATACCCGGCAATTGGACATGATCATGCTCAATCCGGATCAGGTGTCCTATTATCGGGGCATGCTGTGCGCGGACATCGGGGGCATGGTCCAGGATGGACGTTGCGTCCTGAATCGGACATTGGATCTCCAATCTCAATAA
- a CDS encoding sulfite exporter TauE/SafE family protein yields the protein MRFFRNLAAMMHLGAVQYAKWDYDTSMNILRSRKRMFILMLLLIPCAVGMGLSHADLPEMLGGKYSYMPSFYSPFIFYISILIGMFAGLITGCIGAGGGFIITPALMSAGIKGILAVGTDLFHIFAKAIMGTVIHRKLGNVSVALAVAFLVGAGFGVTGGGVVNRTLYEINPILSDTFISVMFVVLLGFLGSYAMLDFLRARKVDIVDVHGGSGGHEAHGSAPSGPGVAAKIQAMKIPPMISFDQDLVPGGKQLSAWFVAICGAVVGFVSAIMGVGGGFLTFPIFVYLMGVSSFTTIGTDILQIIFTAGYASIAQYAIYGFIFYTLAMGMLLGSLIGIQIGAMTTKVVKGIYIRGFYATTILGGFINRLFVLPEKMGDMGYLNISKGMGKALSATGNVLFFIIIGIFAAWVFYMFFTNMKTLKGEE from the coding sequence ATGCGATTTTTCAGAAATCTGGCCGCCATGATGCACCTCGGGGCGGTCCAATACGCCAAGTGGGACTATGATACGTCCATGAACATTCTCAGGAGCAGGAAGCGGATGTTCATTCTGATGCTCCTGCTTATTCCCTGTGCCGTCGGCATGGGCCTTTCCCATGCGGACCTGCCGGAAATGCTGGGCGGGAAGTATTCCTACATGCCCAGCTTCTATTCCCCCTTTATTTTTTACATTTCGATCTTGATCGGCATGTTCGCCGGACTGATCACCGGATGCATCGGGGCCGGCGGCGGCTTTATTATCACCCCGGCCCTGATGAGCGCCGGGATCAAGGGCATCCTTGCAGTCGGCACGGACCTGTTCCACATCTTCGCCAAGGCGATCATGGGCACCGTGATCCACAGGAAGCTGGGCAACGTCTCCGTGGCCCTGGCCGTGGCCTTTCTGGTGGGCGCGGGCTTTGGCGTGACCGGCGGCGGCGTGGTCAACAGAACGTTGTATGAAATCAACCCGATCCTCAGCGACACGTTCATCAGCGTAATGTTCGTGGTGCTGCTGGGCTTTCTGGGCTCCTACGCCATGCTGGACTTCCTGCGGGCGCGCAAGGTGGACATCGTGGACGTCCACGGCGGTAGCGGCGGCCATGAGGCGCACGGCTCAGCGCCCAGCGGGCCGGGGGTGGCCGCGAAGATTCAGGCCATGAAGATCCCGCCGATGATCTCCTTTGACCAGGATCTGGTCCCCGGCGGCAAGCAGCTTTCAGCCTGGTTCGTGGCCATCTGCGGCGCGGTGGTCGGCTTCGTCTCGGCGATCATGGGCGTGGGCGGCGGCTTCCTGACCTTCCCCATCTTCGTCTACCTGATGGGCGTGTCCTCCTTCACCACCATCGGCACGGACATTTTGCAGATCATCTTCACGGCGGGCTACGCCTCCATCGCCCAGTACGCCATCTACGGGTTCATTTTCTACACCCTGGCCATGGGCATGCTGCTGGGCTCCCTGATCGGCATCCAGATCGGGGCCATGACCACCAAGGTGGTCAAGGGCATCTACATCCGCGGCTTTTACGCCACGACCATCCTGGGCGGGTTCATCAACCGGCTCTTCGTGTTGCCGGAGAAGATGGGCGACATGGGCTATCTGAACATCTCCAAGGGCATGGGCAAGGCGCTCAGCGCCACGGGCAACGTCTTGTTCTTCATCATTATCGGCATCTTCGCCGCGTGGGTCTTCTACATGTTCTTCACGAACATGAAGACCCTGAAAGGGGAGGAATAG
- a CDS encoding response regulator yields the protein MHILLIDDELSFLETVITRLRLRGIAAEGVESGEKALEAMRAGHFDAVVLDVSMPGMDGVSTLRELKRINSEVPVIMLTGHATLETADEGMKLGAFDYMMKPCPIDELLDKVSEAIRSRDKGGEARQG from the coding sequence ATGCACATTCTCTTGATCGACGACGAACTGTCCTTCCTGGAGACCGTCATCACGCGGCTGCGGCTGCGCGGCATCGCGGCCGAAGGCGTGGAATCCGGGGAGAAGGCGTTGGAAGCCATGCGGGCCGGGCATTTTGACGCCGTGGTATTGGACGTGAGCATGCCGGGCATGGACGGAGTGTCCACGTTGCGGGAGTTGAAGCGCATCAATTCCGAGGTTCCCGTGATCATGCTCACCGGGCACGCCACGCTGGAAACCGCGGATGAGGGCATGAAACTCGGGGCGTTCGACTACATGATGAAGCCCTGTCCCATCGATGAACTGCTGGACAAGGTCTCCGAAGCGATCCGGAGCCGAGACAAAGGGGGTGAGGCAAGACAAGGATAG
- a CDS encoding TetR/AcrR family transcriptional regulator, translating into MSYRIEILNAASKLFAERGFKDTSIADLSKLSGAAEGTIFHHFKNKEGILIELLIKVKKDILREVSENIEKQGTGMELVEHAVHLFFTLSETMEFEFLLLFRNYPYQLASVNPDCRKCIEEIYNSFLELFIEGIEKGQGDGTIRECKPFRTAVILFAMVVGIIRFKLFNLYPVESFYVEIMDSCRKMLEPR; encoded by the coding sequence GTGTCCTATCGCATCGAAATCCTGAACGCGGCGTCAAAGCTGTTCGCCGAGCGCGGATTCAAGGATACCTCCATCGCCGATCTCTCCAAGCTCAGCGGGGCCGCCGAGGGAACAATTTTTCACCACTTCAAGAACAAGGAAGGCATCCTGATCGAACTGCTGATCAAGGTGAAGAAGGATATTCTTCGGGAAGTTTCGGAGAACATCGAAAAGCAGGGGACCGGCATGGAACTGGTGGAGCACGCGGTGCACCTGTTTTTTACGCTCTCGGAAACCATGGAGTTTGAATTTCTGCTTCTTTTTCGCAACTACCCCTACCAACTCGCCTCCGTGAATCCGGACTGCCGCAAGTGCATCGAGGAAATCTACAACAGCTTCCTGGAATTGTTCATCGAAGGCATTGAAAAGGGTCAGGGGGACGGCACCATCCGGGAATGCAAGCCGTTTCGCACCGCGGTCATTCTTTTCGCCATGGTGGTGGGCATTATTCGGTTCAAGCTGTTCAACCTTTATCCCGTGGAGTCCTTTTACGTCGAGATCATGGACTCCTGCCGCAAGATGTTGGAACCGCGCTGA
- a CDS encoding dinitrogenase iron-molybdenum cofactor biosynthesis protein, giving the protein MKRKSSNPSSIAKPQKIMVVLHEDDVAPRFDLALGLFIAEFAPDGSKIMEKTLVLPHPSAEDLCRLILTEKITVLICGGIEQEYFDYLTWKEVRVIDSVIGDYQWAVRRWLENHLQPGDIQRPA; this is encoded by the coding sequence ATGAAACGCAAGAGTTCCAACCCAAGCAGCATTGCCAAGCCCCAAAAAATCATGGTCGTCCTGCATGAGGACGACGTGGCTCCCCGGTTCGACCTGGCCCTGGGATTGTTCATCGCCGAGTTCGCTCCCGACGGAAGTAAAATCATGGAAAAAACCCTTGTCCTACCGCATCCGTCGGCAGAGGACCTTTGCCGCCTGATTCTCACCGAAAAGATCACCGTGCTCATCTGTGGCGGAATCGAACAGGAATACTTCGACTACCTGACCTGGAAAGAAGTCCGGGTCATCGATTCCGTCATCGGCGACTACCAATGGGCCGTGCGCCGTTGGCTGGAGAACCACCTCCAGCCCGGCGACATTCAGCGTCCAGCCTGA
- a CDS encoding response regulator: MCLLVIETDHLVRDNLTHHLRQRGFTVRTGQNRASVARILEECVVEVALLGLEGVGREGLEFLRDIRAASPMTRVILMTPPDCLHYAIEGMKMGAFDDVPVPYDIDLLCAKIRRAASQGARRTKPP, translated from the coding sequence ATGTGCCTACTTGTCATCGAGACCGATCATCTCGTTCGCGACAATCTGACCCACCACCTGCGCCAGCGGGGTTTCACGGTGCGTACGGGGCAAAACAGAGCGAGCGTTGCGCGCATTCTGGAAGAGTGCGTCGTCGAGGTGGCCCTGCTCGGCCTGGAGGGAGTCGGACGCGAGGGACTAGAGTTCCTGCGGGATATCCGCGCGGCAAGTCCCATGACCAGGGTCATCCTGATGACGCCCCCGGACTGTCTGCACTACGCCATCGAGGGCATGAAAATGGGCGCTTTTGACGATGTCCCGGTACCGTACGACATCGACCTGCTCTGCGCGAAGATCCGGCGGGCCGCTTCGCAAGGAGCCAGACGCACAAAACCTCCCTGA
- a CDS encoding SLC13 family permease, protein MSTIQATPSKIDFKRLFFLFLGLFLFTVVYYAPPWPDAMDPMGKSFVLSKEGKAAIALFLLAGTWWVFEVLPIGVTGLTIGVVQALFFIRPASAAFKDFMDPAVLFIFGSLVIGMVFTKVGITKRMAYKMLSIVGERTSMIYLGCFVVTALLTHVMAHTAVAATMYPLLLSIYALYGEGDKPTKFGKGLFIGMAFIAGAGSIITLLGAARGIVALGFYNEITGNEITFFELTYYMAPVGWLMVFTLWGLIMVLFKPEKSSIVGLREKARQLSREMGPITRNEIISGSIILSVIVFLSLQSFIPVLGQFNKAAVLLVSTVLFFILKILDIKDLEDIPWNIVLLFSGAMSMGFCLWQTGAAEWLAINWLGFFQNAHWFIFILAMAFFVMVMTNFIMNVAAIAISMPVALVVAPYLGMAPEVVVFACLITAGMPFLLLVGAAPNAIAYNSKQFTSGEFFAAGIPASILLMALVALAVLLIWPLLGMPVLLAQ, encoded by the coding sequence GTGAGCACCATACAGGCAACACCATCCAAGATCGATTTCAAACGGCTGTTTTTTCTCTTTCTCGGCCTGTTTCTGTTTACCGTGGTCTACTACGCCCCGCCCTGGCCCGACGCCATGGACCCCATGGGCAAATCCTTTGTTCTGTCCAAGGAAGGCAAAGCTGCTATAGCCCTGTTCCTTCTGGCCGGAACCTGGTGGGTGTTCGAGGTTCTGCCCATCGGCGTAACCGGGCTGACCATCGGCGTGGTCCAGGCCCTGTTCTTCATCCGCCCGGCCAGCGCGGCGTTCAAGGATTTCATGGACCCCGCGGTGCTGTTCATTTTCGGCTCCCTGGTCATCGGGATGGTCTTCACCAAGGTGGGCATCACCAAGCGCATGGCCTATAAAATGCTTTCCATCGTGGGCGAGCGGACCTCCATGATCTACCTGGGCTGTTTCGTGGTCACGGCCCTGCTGACCCATGTCATGGCCCACACAGCGGTGGCCGCCACCATGTATCCACTGCTGCTGTCCATCTACGCCCTGTACGGCGAAGGGGACAAACCCACCAAGTTCGGCAAGGGCCTGTTCATCGGCATGGCCTTCATCGCCGGCGCGGGCAGCATCATCACTCTGCTCGGCGCGGCCCGGGGCATCGTGGCTCTGGGGTTTTACAACGAGATCACCGGAAACGAGATCACCTTCTTTGAGCTGACCTACTACATGGCCCCGGTGGGCTGGCTGATGGTCTTCACGCTCTGGGGCCTGATCATGGTCCTCTTCAAGCCGGAAAAATCCAGCATTGTCGGCCTGCGGGAAAAGGCCAGGCAGCTCAGCCGAGAAATGGGACCAATCACGCGCAATGAAATCATCTCCGGGTCCATCATTCTCTCAGTCATCGTCTTTCTGTCCCTGCAGTCCTTCATCCCGGTCCTGGGCCAGTTCAACAAGGCCGCGGTGCTGCTGGTCTCCACGGTCCTGTTCTTCATCCTGAAGATTCTGGACATCAAGGATCTGGAAGACATCCCCTGGAACATCGTCCTGCTCTTCTCGGGGGCCATGAGCATGGGTTTCTGCCTGTGGCAAACCGGGGCCGCCGAATGGCTGGCCATCAACTGGCTGGGCTTCTTCCAGAACGCCCACTGGTTCATCTTTATCCTGGCCATGGCCTTCTTCGTGATGGTCATGACCAACTTCATCATGAACGTGGCCGCCATCGCCATTTCCATGCCCGTGGCCCTGGTGGTCGCGCCATATCTGGGTATGGCCCCGGAGGTCGTCGTCTTCGCGTGCCTGATCACAGCGGGCATGCCTTTCCTGCTCCTGGTGGGCGCGGCGCCCAATGCCATTGCCTACAACTCCAAGCAGTTCACCAGCGGCGAGTTCTTCGCCGCCGGAATCCCGGCCTCCATCCTGCTCATGGCCCTGGTGGCCCTGGCCGTACTGCTGATCTGGCCGTTGCTGGGCATGCCGGTACTGCTCGCCCAATAG